The Streptomyces sp. NBC_00224 genome contains the following window.
AGTTCGCCGCGCTCCACGGCCTCGCGCACGACGACCGCCGCGACGCCCTTCTGGCCGTCGAGCAGCGCCTTCTTGATGGCGTCGGCGATCTCCGGGTGGCGGACGGACTCGACGAGCAGGTCCGGGATCACCTGGGAGGCGACCGGGTGGCGCAGGGCGAGCGACGCCACCGCGAGCAGCGCCCGGATGTCCCCGTACAGCGAGCCCGTGTGGGGCACCGGCAGGCCCTGCGCGGCGAAGGCGGACACCAGGTCGAGGACCAGGCTCAGCTTGGACTTCCAGCGGCGGTAGACGGCCGTCTTGCCCACTCCGGCGCGGCGTGCGATGCCCTCGATCGACATCCGGGCGAACCCGACCGACGCCAGCTCCTCGAACACGGCCTTGCGGATGGCCTCGGTCACGTCGGAGCGCAGCACGGCGGCACCGGCCGGGGTGCGGCGCTGGGGTGCGGCGGGGGCCGGGGCGTCCGAGTTGGTCATGTCTTGAGCATAGCGATACGACGAGACGGTTGCGTTGCGACGTCATCCCGTCCTACTCTCACCGTTACGACGATACGGACCCGTCCCGTCGTAACCTCGGGTTCACCGCCCGGCCACACCCCGGCCTTGAGACACCGCGTCCCCGCGAAGAGCACCCGTCCGCGAAGCCACGTCGAAAGCGATCGTTGTGAGCCAGACCGCAGCACCGCCGGCCCCGCCGGTCCCCGCGCAGGACACCCGGCCCGTCGACCCCGACCAGGGCCTGGGCGCCGCCGAACTGGCCGCCAAGTACGGCCTGACGGTCAGCGGAGCCCGGCCGACCCTGAAGGAGTACGTCCACCAGCTCTGGGAGCGCCGCCACTTCATCTCGGCGTTCGCCACCGCCAAGCTCACCGCGCAGTACAGCGAGGCGAAGCTGGGCCAGATCTGGCAGCTGATGACCCCGCTGCTCAACGCGACGGTCTACTACTTCATCTTCGGCATCCTGATGGGCACCAAGCAGGGCGTCCCGGACTACATCCCGTTCCTGGTCACCGGCGTCTTCATCTGGACCTTCACCGCCAACTCGATCATGTCGGGCACACGCGCGATCACCGGCAACATGGGCCTGGTGCGCGCCCTGCACTTCCCGCGCGCGTCGCTGCCCATCGCGCTCGCGCTCCAGCAGCTCCAGCAGCTGCTCTTCTCCATCGCCGCGCTCGCGATGATCCTGGTCGCCGTCGGCGTCTACCCGGCGATGTCCTGGCTGATCGCCGTCCCGGCGCTGATCCTCCAGGCCATGTTCAACACCGGTCTGTCGCTCGCGATGGCCCGGGTCGCCAGCAAGACCCCGGACGTCTCGCAGCTGATGCCGTTCGTCCTGCGCACCTGGATGTACGTCTCGGGCGTCATGTGGAGCCTGCCGCAGCTGATGACCCGCAGCTCGCTGCCGCACGGCCTGGTGAAGGTCCTCCAGTACAACCCGGCCGCCGTCTACATCGACCTGATGCGCTTCGCGCTGATCCACAGCTTCAAGGCGAAGCAGCTCCCGCCGCACGTGTGGGCCGTCGCGGGCGGCTGGGCGCTCCTCGCCCTGGTCGCCGGGTTCATCTACTTCTGGAAGGCAGAGGAGAAGTACGGCCGTGGCTGACAGCACTCCCGCCGTGATCGGCGCCTCCACCGCGCTCGGCGCTCCCACCGTGATCGCCGAAGACGTCCACGTCGTCTACAAGGTCAACGGCGGCTCCACCAAGGGCAGGGGCAGCGCGACCTCCGCGCTCAGCCGGATCGCCTCCCGCAGGGCCACCCCGGGCATCCGCGAGGTGCACGCCGTCAAGGGCGTCAGCTTCGTCGCCCGCAAGGGTGAGGCGATCGGCCTGATCGGCTCCAACGGCTCGGGCAAGTCGACCCTCCTCAAGGCCGTCGCCGGGCTGCTCCCGACCGCCGAGGGCAGGATCTTCACCCAGGGCCAGCCCTCCCTGCTCGGCGTCAACGCGGCACTGATGAACGACCTCAGCGGCGAGCGCAACGTCACCCTCGGCGGACTCGCCATGGGCATGTCCCGCGAGGAGGTCCGGGACCGCTACGACGACATCGTCGAGTTCTCCGGGATCAACGAGAAGGGCGACTTCATCTCGCTCCCGATGCGTACGTACTCCTCCGGCATGGGCGCCCGGCTGCGGTTCTCCATCGCCGCCGCCAAGTCCCACGACGTGCTGCTGATCGACGAGGCGCTCTCCACCGGCGACGCCCGCTTCCAGCGGCGCAGCCAGGAGCGGATCGAGGAGCTGCGCGCCGAGGCGGGCACGGTCTTCCTGGTCAGCCACAGCAACGGCACCATCAAGCAGACCTGCGACCGGGCCATCTGGCTGGAGTCGGGGGTCCTGCGGATGGACGGCCCGGCCGAGGAAGTCGTCGCCGCGTACGAGGAGTACACCAAGAAGAAATAGGGTCAACCTCCTACAACTAGTACGAATAAATATCCCAAACCGGTCTAAACTTCTGGTCGATGACGACCCAGCAGCTGCGCATCCCCGCCCCGTCCGCCGCCCCCGACCCGGGCGCCGCCGGCCGCCGCACCCGGTACGCCGCCGTCGCCGCCACCTGGCTCGCCACGCGCGCGTTGATGCTGTTCCTCCTCGTCGACGACTCGATCGGCGTCGGCGGAGTGACCGGCGAGGTGTACGTCCTGTACCGCCAGTGGTACGAGCAGCTGACCGCCGGTCACTTCCCGTACGGCGACCCCACCTGGCAGTACCCGCCGGGCGCGGGCGCGGTGATCCTCGCCCCCTCACTGCTGCCCTTCCTGACCTTCTTCCAGGCGTTCGTCGCGCTCACCCTGGCCGCCGACGCGCTGATCGCCTGCGCCCTTGTACGGGCCGGGGCCCGGGCGGGCGGCAGCGCGGCGGGGGCCTGGCTGTGGGTGGGCGGCCTGCCGCTGCTGCTCCACCTCCCGTACGGCCGCTACGACGTCCTGGTCACCGCCCCGGCCGTGGCCGCCCTGCTCTGCGTACGGCGCAGACCGCGGCTCGGCGGGGCGCTCGCGGGCCTCGGCGCCCTCGTCAAGGTCTGGCCCGCCCTGACCCTGATCGGCACCCCGCGCGGCCGCACCACGCGCGCGTCGTGGACGGCGGCGCTCGGCGCGGCCGCCGCCCTGCTCGCCGTCCTCGCCCTCGGCTTCGGCCACACCCTCGACTTCCTGCGCCAGCAGGGGAACCGGGGCGTGCAGATCGAGTCCCTCGGCGGCACCGGCCTCCAGCTCGCGCACCTGCTCGCGCACTGGCCCGGCCGGGTCGTCTACCGGTACGGGGCGATGGAGTACACCGGCCCGTACGTGTCGAGCGTGGCCGCCCTCGCGCTCACCCTGACCGCGGCCGCGCTCTGCTGGCTGCTGCTGTGGCGGGTCAGGGCGCGCCGGTGGACGGCGGCCACCCCGGCCGACGCGGCGCTCTGCGCGGTCCTGCTGTTCACCGTGACCAGCCGGGTGATCAGCCCGCAGTACCTGATCTGGCTGCTCGGCCTCGCCGCCGTGTGCCTGACCTCCCGGCAGACCAGCCAGCGGCCCGTCGCACTCCTGACGCTGCCCGCCGCGGCCCTCAGCGCCCTCGCCTTCCCTACCCTGTACGACCAGGTCATGGCCGGGACCGCGGTCGGCACCTCGCTGATGGTGCTGCGCAACGGACTGCTGCTCGGCGCCGCGCTGCTCTCCTGCCGGCGCCTGTGGACGGCGACGGCCGCGCGGCCCGTTGTCAGTGGGCCGCGATAGTCTCGTTCCTCATCGGCAGGAGGGCCTCGGCAGCGCCGCAAGAGGCCCTGGGGGAAGGGGGATCGAGGTGTCCGACACGCGTTTTCCGCCGCTGCGCGCGGACGACCCGCGCCAGATCTCCGGCTATGTCCTGGAAGCCCGCATCGGCGAGGGCGGCATGGGCACGGTCTACCTCTCCCGCACCCGCGGCAGCCAGCCGGTGGCACTCAAACTGATCCGCAGGGAGTACGCGGAGAACGAGGAGTTCCGCCGCCGCTTCGCGCGCGAGGTCGAGGCCGCCCAGCGGGTGTACGGGGCCCATGTCGCCCCCGTCCTGGACCACTCGGCGCAGGGCCCCCGCCCCTGGCTCGCCACCCGCTACATCCCGGGCGTCCCGCTGGACGACGCCCTGGAGGCGCACGGCCCGCTGCCGCCCGGG
Protein-coding sequences here:
- a CDS encoding TetR/AcrR family transcriptional regulator; the encoded protein is MTNSDAPAPAAPQRRTPAGAAVLRSDVTEAIRKAVFEELASVGFARMSIEGIARRAGVGKTAVYRRWKSKLSLVLDLVSAFAAQGLPVPHTGSLYGDIRALLAVASLALRHPVASQVIPDLLVESVRHPEIADAIKKALLDGQKGVAAVVVREAVERGELPEGADPDRALDLIVGPLYWRLVVVRGDLPKGYLDDLATSAVAALKATG
- a CDS encoding ABC transporter permease, with amino-acid sequence MSQTAAPPAPPVPAQDTRPVDPDQGLGAAELAAKYGLTVSGARPTLKEYVHQLWERRHFISAFATAKLTAQYSEAKLGQIWQLMTPLLNATVYYFIFGILMGTKQGVPDYIPFLVTGVFIWTFTANSIMSGTRAITGNMGLVRALHFPRASLPIALALQQLQQLLFSIAALAMILVAVGVYPAMSWLIAVPALILQAMFNTGLSLAMARVASKTPDVSQLMPFVLRTWMYVSGVMWSLPQLMTRSSLPHGLVKVLQYNPAAVYIDLMRFALIHSFKAKQLPPHVWAVAGGWALLALVAGFIYFWKAEEKYGRG
- a CDS encoding ABC transporter ATP-binding protein codes for the protein MADSTPAVIGASTALGAPTVIAEDVHVVYKVNGGSTKGRGSATSALSRIASRRATPGIREVHAVKGVSFVARKGEAIGLIGSNGSGKSTLLKAVAGLLPTAEGRIFTQGQPSLLGVNAALMNDLSGERNVTLGGLAMGMSREEVRDRYDDIVEFSGINEKGDFISLPMRTYSSGMGARLRFSIAAAKSHDVLLIDEALSTGDARFQRRSQERIEELRAEAGTVFLVSHSNGTIKQTCDRAIWLESGVLRMDGPAEEVVAAYEEYTKKK
- a CDS encoding glycosyltransferase 87 family protein translates to MTTQQLRIPAPSAAPDPGAAGRRTRYAAVAATWLATRALMLFLLVDDSIGVGGVTGEVYVLYRQWYEQLTAGHFPYGDPTWQYPPGAGAVILAPSLLPFLTFFQAFVALTLAADALIACALVRAGARAGGSAAGAWLWVGGLPLLLHLPYGRYDVLVTAPAVAALLCVRRRPRLGGALAGLGALVKVWPALTLIGTPRGRTTRASWTAALGAAAALLAVLALGFGHTLDFLRQQGNRGVQIESLGGTGLQLAHLLAHWPGRVVYRYGAMEYTGPYVSSVAALALTLTAAALCWLLLWRVRARRWTAATPADAALCAVLLFTVTSRVISPQYLIWLLGLAAVCLTSRQTSQRPVALLTLPAAALSALAFPTLYDQVMAGTAVGTSLMVLRNGLLLGAALLSCRRLWTATAARPVVSGPR